A region of Allocoleopsis franciscana PCC 7113 DNA encodes the following proteins:
- a CDS encoding helix-turn-helix domain-containing protein, protein MTNSGSNESPALLSVAQAVELLGVTRQRVHDLIKKGQIVARKLGRYYYIDAVEIERYKNQPTGKPYQPRSTTAQQNSIDN, encoded by the coding sequence ATGACAAACTCCGGTTCAAATGAAAGCCCCGCATTACTCTCTGTAGCTCAAGCTGTCGAGCTACTTGGCGTAACCCGTCAGCGAGTTCATGACTTAATTAAGAAGGGTCAGATTGTCGCTCGCAAACTTGGGCGTTACTACTACATAGATGCTGTTGAGATAGAGAGATACAAGAATCAACCTACTGGAAAACCCTATCAGCCACGTAGTACAACTGCTCAGCAAAATTCTATTGACAATTGA
- a CDS encoding pentapeptide repeat-containing protein, which yields MRPSEPGTSFRKANLSNTDFSYSEVKNTDFSLATLTGICIFNWTIKSHNRFVNVYCEYLYGEPGYQNRQPAEGSFQPGELERLLTQFTK from the coding sequence ATCAGACCCAGCGAACCTGGAACATCTTTTAGGAAAGCCAACTTAAGTAATACCGATTTTAGTTATTCCGAGGTGAAAAATACAGATTTTTCTCTGGCTACGTTAACGGGAATCTGTATCTTTAACTGGACAATTAAATCCCATAATCGATTTGTGAATGTTTATTGTGAATACCTTTATGGGGAACCGGGGTACCAGAATCGACAACCGGCTGAGGGAAGTTTTCAACCCGGTGAGTTGGAACGGCTACTAACTCAATTTACGAAGTGA
- a CDS encoding BMC domain-containing protein translates to MPAAVGTIETLGFPAVLAAADAMVKAGAVTLVYYGIAERGNFIVTIRGKISEVNVAIAAGIEAAEKVYGGQVIEYYIIPNPDENVVTVMPIEYTQKVEQFRMF, encoded by the coding sequence ATGCCAGCAGCCGTTGGAACGATTGAAACGTTAGGTTTTCCTGCTGTGTTAGCGGCAGCAGACGCGATGGTCAAAGCTGGTGCCGTCACATTGGTTTATTACGGCATAGCGGAAAGGGGTAACTTTATAGTAACTATTCGAGGGAAGATTTCTGAGGTCAATGTTGCTATTGCGGCAGGAATTGAAGCTGCCGAGAAAGTTTACGGGGGTCAAGTGATTGAGTACTACATCATTCCAAATCCTGATGAAAATGTTGTAACCGTTATGCCTATCGAATACACGCAAAAAGTTGAACAATTTCGCATGTTCTAA
- a CDS encoding M48 family metalloprotease codes for MLGINQIKTAALLGLLSGLLVLGGYYLVGNEQGLYMGLVFAALTSFGSWYYSDRAALATYNAQPIARHESPELYDTVASLSDRAGIPMPKLFIVPTQSPNAFATGRDPEHATVAVTQGILELLSQEELEGVLAHELTHIRNHDTLTQAVAGTIAGAITFLGRILTFGALYGPVTRDNRQGGNPLGILFLIVLAPIAAALLQFAISRTREYSADLGSAEITGNPRALATALEKLEAMGRQIPMNGNPAMSALLIVNPLSTKGLLTLFRTHPPTEERIRRLLELANQKQGTPVPA; via the coding sequence ATGCTTGGCATTAATCAAATTAAAACAGCAGCGTTGCTAGGACTGCTGAGTGGTCTGCTCGTGCTAGGGGGCTACTATCTAGTCGGGAATGAACAGGGTCTGTACATGGGTCTAGTGTTTGCAGCCCTCACCAGTTTTGGTTCGTGGTACTACTCGGATCGAGCCGCTTTAGCGACGTATAATGCACAGCCTATTGCTCGTCATGAGTCGCCAGAACTTTATGATACCGTCGCTTCTTTAAGCGATCGCGCAGGCATTCCCATGCCTAAACTATTCATCGTACCCACACAATCGCCGAATGCTTTTGCCACCGGTCGAGACCCAGAACATGCAACCGTAGCCGTCACTCAAGGCATTTTGGAGTTGCTCTCACAGGAAGAACTTGAGGGAGTTTTGGCTCATGAACTCACCCACATCCGTAACCACGATACCCTGACCCAAGCGGTTGCAGGGACTATCGCCGGAGCCATTACTTTCTTGGGAAGGATACTTACATTTGGCGCACTATATGGCCCCGTGACTCGGGATAATCGTCAAGGTGGCAATCCTTTGGGTATATTGTTTTTGATTGTGTTAGCTCCGATTGCGGCGGCGTTACTTCAGTTTGCTATTTCCCGGACTCGCGAATATTCAGCTGACTTGGGTTCGGCGGAAATCACAGGAAATCCCAGAGCACTCGCCACAGCGCTGGAGAAGCTTGAAGCTATGGGTCGGCAAATTCCGATGAATGGCAACCCTGCAATGTCCGCGCTACTGATTGTCAATCCGCTTTCCACCAAAGGTCTGCTGACATTGTTCCGGACTCATCCTCCTACGGAAGAGCGGATTCGTCGGCTTTTGGAATTGGCCAATCAAAAGCAGGGCACTCCAGTCCCCGCTTAA
- a CDS encoding DNA phosphorothioation-associated protein 4 — protein sequence MGANRIRVAKDKADLVKSLVVSESSTGPFQTYADAIVFAAALGAKRKKRSPLGTISTKEVSPIALEVFVSRGYDRVLKLLAIAQTKEAKILSPTDDIAEEKRIHIFEEYANGGLDLLRDELRGAVDYSDRLLLILSAERFKKETPEGDFDLSRFL from the coding sequence ATGGGTGCAAACAGAATTCGGGTGGCTAAGGATAAAGCGGATTTAGTCAAATCTTTAGTCGTCTCAGAAAGTTCCACGGGGCCTTTCCAAACCTATGCCGATGCGATAGTGTTTGCCGCCGCATTAGGGGCAAAGCGCAAAAAGCGATCGCCTTTGGGAACCATCTCCACCAAAGAAGTCTCACCCATTGCCTTAGAGGTATTTGTTTCCAGGGGATATGATCGCGTATTGAAGTTACTGGCGATCGCACAAACCAAAGAGGCGAAAATTCTCTCCCCCACGGATGACATCGCTGAGGAGAAACGCATCCATATTTTTGAAGAATATGCCAATGGGGGGCTGGATCTTTTGCGAGATGAGTTACGGGGAGCAGTAGATTATTCTGATCGATTGTTGCTGATTTTGAGTGCGGAAAGGTTTAAAAAAGAAACGCCTGAAGGGGATTTTGATTTGAGTCGGTTTTTATAA
- a CDS encoding tyrosine-type recombinase/integrase produces the protein MQVTATPSPITPQPPNLAITTANLLEVFAEFLNIDVGAGDAASDTLNTYRRQVQQFVDWCDRQKIYPAQVTKDDIKHYRRWMVEKKKFKPATIALKLSVVKRFYQAAVEQGLIPINPAAGVKPPKEKRDPAERISYLEKAEVEQFLEAIPQDGTLKAARDKALLAIMTLEGPRTVELHRANISDLVRQGGNIGIRVEGKRNIRVVPLTPDIAGLVMIYLEARKESGETLKPSSPLFIAVGNRAGGQRISRRGIRLIVDYYLQETALKQTPGRTISAHSLRHTAGTLALRSGAELRQVQDLLGHADPRTTCIYAHIADRWLNNPALKLGIKI, from the coding sequence ATGCAGGTTACTGCAACACCAAGCCCCATCACTCCTCAACCTCCCAACCTGGCAATCACTACCGCCAACCTCCTAGAAGTCTTTGCCGAGTTTCTGAATATTGATGTTGGTGCTGGCGATGCAGCATCCGATACCCTAAACACATATCGCCGCCAAGTTCAGCAGTTCGTTGATTGGTGCGATCGCCAAAAAATCTATCCCGCACAAGTCACGAAGGACGACATCAAGCATTACCGTCGCTGGATGGTAGAAAAAAAGAAATTCAAGCCAGCCACCATAGCATTAAAGTTGTCTGTAGTCAAGCGTTTTTATCAAGCTGCCGTAGAACAAGGGCTGATTCCGATTAATCCAGCCGCTGGCGTGAAACCCCCAAAGGAAAAGCGCGACCCAGCAGAACGCATTTCTTACCTAGAAAAAGCTGAAGTCGAGCAATTTCTAGAAGCCATACCCCAAGATGGAACCCTCAAAGCAGCGCGAGATAAAGCCCTGCTAGCCATTATGACCTTGGAAGGGCCACGTACAGTAGAACTGCACCGAGCCAATATTTCTGATCTGGTTAGGCAAGGAGGAAATATAGGAATTCGGGTGGAAGGGAAGCGAAATATTCGAGTTGTTCCTTTAACTCCAGATATTGCCGGCCTTGTGATGATTTACCTGGAGGCGAGGAAAGAGAGTGGGGAAACACTCAAACCATCGAGTCCCCTATTCATCGCCGTAGGAAATCGGGCCGGTGGACAGCGGATTTCTCGACGTGGGATTCGGCTGATAGTGGATTACTACCTGCAAGAAACAGCACTCAAGCAAACACCAGGGAGAACAATATCAGCTCATAGTCTAAGACATACAGCAGGGACACTTGCCCTAAGGTCTGGTGCAGAGTTACGCCAAGTGCAAGATTTGTTGGGACATGCCGACCCCAGAACAACCTGTATTTATGCACATATCGCTGACCGTTGGCTGAATAATCCAGCTTTGAAACTAGGAATCAAGATATAA